DNA from Xiphophorus maculatus strain JP 163 A chromosome 6, X_maculatus-5.0-male, whole genome shotgun sequence:
AGACAACCGCCTGGTGCAGTCGCTGCCGACATTCATCCAGGGGCCCCAGGGAGAGCCGGGGCGCGTCGGGAGGATGGGCCCCAGGGGTCCGGTTGGTGAGCCGGGGCCACCAGGACCGACGGGTCCACCCGGAGAGAGAGGAGCACCTGGCCCACCAGGTCCACCTGGGCTACCAGGAGCGAATGGACCAACCGGTGCCATCAGCGCAGCCACTTACAACACGGTGCCAAAGATAGCGTTTTACGCCGGGCTGAAGAAGCAGCATGAGGGCtatgaagttttaaaatttgaCGACGTGGTCACAAATCTCGGCAACCACTACGACCCATCAACCGGGAAATTCACCTGTTCCATACCAGGAATTTACTTTTTCGTTTACCATGTGCTGATGCGAGGCGGGGATGGAACAAGCATGTGGGCTGACCTCTGCAAAAACAACCAGGTAGGATTGAAACCagggtttgattatttttaccTGAACGGATCTTGTAcgtaaaaacactttaaagtgAAACGCTGCGTTTTACGCACGAAAGCTACCCAAACAACTCGacgtaaaacagaaacattccaTTGTTGATCGCCCTGTCCATGGTTCTGATTACTGAGTGAAGTCTACTGAAGGGTCACCGGAACTTCACTTCAGCATAAAACGGCACAATTTATGCCTTTTGCGCCTTTACGCACAATATATCACCTGCTTTAAAAATCAAGGTGATgataaatgttcaaataaattgATAAACCATTTTAGTAttcatcaaaaatgttgatgGTTCTGATTCTGAATCTAATCAGTAGAAATCTTCCCTTTTCAGGTGAGAGCTAGCGCCATCGCTCAGGACGCGGATCAAAACTACGACTATGCCAGCAACAGCGTCGTCCTCCACCTGGAACCCGGGGATGAGATTTACATCAAGCTGGACGGAGGGAAGGCGCACGGCGGCAACAACAACAAGTACAGCACCTTCTCCGGCTTCATGCTGTATGCTGACTGAAACAGGCTGGAGGAACTGGGTCCGACTCTCTACATATAAGCTTGCTTTCACAGCTCCTGCTCAGTCCACCCGGGAtatcagagacagaaagagcTCACCGTTTCTGTTGAACATCATTCCAAGAGATTTGCAGGAAGTCTCATGCAAAAAGAAACTCTACTTTGCAGCAGTGAGGAGCTGAGAGTGTAATAACTccagttttcattttgtacaGCAAAGTCAGGTTGATGTTTTGTTGCTTGTGCGCTCTCAATGAACTGATATAGGCTTTACAAATTAACTAACTGTAGCTGCTGTGGTAAATTGGAAGTTTCAAGTGTCTACATTTAGCACTTACTCACAGATGCTTATTATATATCCACATAACCACTACTCACTTCAGTGTTTGTCAATTTATGTGCTTTCctcaccaaaaagaaaaaaaaagtccaagtcactgcaTTTTGGGCAAAGATGTTAAAAGTCGTGATGCATGTTTATAAGACGTTGACATTTTAACACTGTGCAGCATCTTATGATGTGATGTTTATGAAGCACAAGTATATTGGCAAAATGATCAGTGCAAGTCAtttttcatgtgtgtgtgtcaaacaTGGCATCTGGTTTGAGCAGCAGGGTGGCCTGTTTAGTCACCAAAACTGGACAGCAACACTGACATATCTTTTCTAAAACTCTGAAACGTTCACCAATCTGCTTACTGAACTTTATGCTTTCCCTGATCAGAAAcatcagtaaaaatgtaaaatgaaatcaTCTGGCTTCCTTTGTAATGTCCTGACATGATTAATCCAACTTATGTATTCGTTCATGGTGCGCAGTCAGCTGTGGCGATCTCGCCATTGATCATGTGTTGAAGTCACCCTGTGAGGCCACCTGTTCCCAGATGAGGGAAGGACGCGTCCTTCATCTGGGCCGGCCCGCCAGCATTCTCCCACAGGCACACGGAGACACCCAATGAGGGGGCAACAGGACATCTCATCTAACACAGGCACACGGAGACGAGATTCGAGGAGCATACTGATTACAAGCAGACTCATTTATTCACCTGCCAGGAAGCATGTTCACAGAGATGTCTCAAATAGAGGAGGAGTGatgatatttaaattaaaaaaaggtaattaCTGTAGCACCATATGTGTGAGCGCCTCTCCAGAGAATACAATCAGACCAATCAAACtggccaaaacaaacaaaaaggccCCTCCTTTATGAAATGACTAATAATCACAAATGCAAATCAAATAGTTTTAATTAGAGATGTACTGATCAAGTTTCCTATAGTCGATagatttgtgttttcatttagatCTGATTTGCCAATTTTGTCTGgcgtttttaattttttttttaccattataGCCAACTGCGGTAGTAGGTTTGAATCAACTTTGCTGATTCCAATCTCTGGCTGATCGGTTGGTGCGTTGCTAATTTTCACCAACCAATCAGACCAaaactagaaaagaaaaagcacatgTAAATCACAAATATTGAGCAAAACTCCTTTGCAAAGTGACTAATTCATGATcaaaagtggaaagaaaaataaatttttttcttgtagatAAGGCTTTTGATGACTAATACCAAGTTGGAGTTTTTGAGGTTTGACCAGGCAATTTCAGAACTGAccaattaagataaaaaaaaatgttattcacTGTACTGGGAGGAGAAAATAACTGTTATTTTCTTCTCCATGCATAACACCACATGTCCCTAACATTTATCTGATTTTGATTAACATAATACATTAGCGTGTGAACGTGTGTGAATGATTGAATGTAGTGTGGAGCGTcttggggtcctctgga
Protein-coding regions in this window:
- the LOC102233231 gene encoding complement C1q-like protein 3 yields the protein MIATGVCGVALVLVLVVLIPVMVNSAGTPARYEMLGSCQMVCDSHGTATAATAKATHPNKDNRLVQSLPTFIQGPQGEPGRVGRMGPRGPVGEPGPPGPTGPPGERGAPGPPGPPGLPGANGPTGAISAATYNTVPKIAFYAGLKKQHEGYEVLKFDDVVTNLGNHYDPSTGKFTCSIPGIYFFVYHVLMRGGDGTSMWADLCKNNQVRASAIAQDADQNYDYASNSVVLHLEPGDEIYIKLDGGKAHGGNNNKYSTFSGFMLYAD